Proteins co-encoded in one Mycobacterium mantenii genomic window:
- a CDS encoding glutamate ABC transporter substrate-binding protein → MIRLPLLRRACTVAAAAVVLAGCGHTESLQVASVPTLPPPTPVGMEQLPPQPPLPPDGPNENCNLTASLRPFATKAEADAAVADIRARGRLIVGLDIGSNLFSFRDPITGEITGFDVDIAGEIARDIFGAPSHVEYRILSSDERVTALQRAEVDVVVKTMTITCDRRKLVNFSTVYLDANQRILAPRDSSIVKVADLSGKRVCVAKGTTSLHRIQQIDPPPVVVSVVNWADCLVAMQQREIDAVSTDDSILAGLVEEDPYLHIVGPNMATQPYGIGVNLNNTGLVRFVNGTLERIRRDGTWNTLYRKWLTVLGPAPAPPTPRYLD, encoded by the coding sequence ATGATCCGCCTGCCCCTGCTTCGCCGGGCGTGCACCGTGGCCGCCGCGGCGGTGGTGCTGGCGGGCTGCGGACACACGGAATCGCTGCAGGTCGCCAGCGTGCCGACGTTGCCGCCGCCGACACCGGTCGGCATGGAGCAGTTGCCGCCGCAGCCGCCGCTGCCGCCCGACGGCCCCAATGAGAACTGCAATCTGACGGCCAGCCTGCGGCCCTTTGCCACCAAGGCGGAGGCGGACGCCGCGGTCGCCGACATCCGCGCGCGTGGCCGGCTGATCGTCGGTCTCGACATCGGTAGCAACCTGTTCAGCTTCCGCGACCCGATCACCGGCGAGATCACCGGTTTCGACGTCGACATTGCCGGCGAGATCGCGCGCGACATCTTCGGGGCACCGTCGCACGTCGAGTACCGGATCCTGTCGTCGGACGAGCGGGTCACCGCCCTGCAGCGCGCCGAGGTCGACGTCGTGGTCAAGACCATGACCATCACCTGCGACCGGCGCAAGCTGGTGAACTTCTCGACCGTGTACCTGGACGCCAACCAGCGCATCCTGGCCCCGCGCGACTCGTCGATCGTCAAGGTCGCCGACCTGTCCGGCAAGCGCGTCTGCGTGGCCAAGGGCACCACCTCGCTGCACCGGATCCAGCAGATCGATCCGCCACCGGTCGTGGTGTCGGTGGTCAACTGGGCCGACTGCCTGGTGGCGATGCAGCAGCGGGAGATCGACGCGGTCAGCACGGATGATTCGATCCTGGCCGGTCTGGTCGAAGAGGACCCCTACCTGCACATCGTCGGCCCCAACATGGCCACCCAGCCCTACGGCATCGGGGTCAACTTGAACAACACCGGGCTGGTGCGGTTCGTCAACGGAACCCTGGAGCGGATCCGCCGCGACGGCACGTGGAACACGTTGTACCGCAAGTGGTTGACGGTGCTGGGTCCCGCGCCGGCCCCGCCCACACCGAGGTATCTGGACTGA
- the thiG gene encoding thiazole synthase (functions in thiamine (vitamin B1) biosynthesis; in Bacillus subtilis this enzyme catalyzes the formation of thiazole from dehydroxyglycine and 1-deoxy-D-xylulose-5-phosphate and ThiS-thiocarboxylate), protein MADTKLTIGDRSFASRLIMGTGGASNLAVLEEALVASGTELTTVAIRRVDAEGGTGLLDLLNRLGITPLPNTAGCRGAAEAVLTAQLAREALNTNWIKLEVIADERTLLPDAVELVRAAELLVDDGFVVLPYTNDDPVLARRLEDAGCAAVMPLGSPIGTGLGITNPHNIEMIVARAGVPVVLDAGIGTASDAALAMELGCDAVLLATAVTRAADPAAMAAAMAAAVTAGYLARRAGRIPKRFWAQASSPQR, encoded by the coding sequence GTGGCTGATACCAAACTGACCATCGGAGATCGCAGCTTCGCGTCGCGGCTCATCATGGGGACCGGGGGGGCGAGCAACCTCGCGGTGCTGGAAGAGGCGCTGGTGGCGTCGGGCACGGAACTGACCACCGTCGCGATACGCCGGGTCGACGCCGAGGGCGGCACCGGATTGCTCGATCTGCTCAACCGACTGGGCATCACGCCGCTGCCGAACACCGCGGGTTGCCGCGGGGCGGCCGAGGCGGTGCTCACCGCGCAGTTGGCCCGCGAGGCGCTGAACACCAACTGGATCAAGCTCGAGGTGATCGCCGACGAACGCACGCTGCTGCCCGACGCGGTCGAATTGGTGCGAGCCGCAGAGCTATTGGTCGACGACGGGTTCGTCGTGTTGCCCTACACCAACGATGACCCGGTGCTGGCCCGCCGGCTCGAGGACGCCGGATGCGCGGCGGTGATGCCGCTGGGTTCGCCCATCGGCACCGGCCTTGGCATCACCAATCCGCACAACATCGAGATGATCGTCGCCCGGGCAGGCGTTCCGGTGGTGCTCGACGCCGGCATCGGAACCGCCAGCGACGCCGCGCTGGCGATGGAATTGGGTTGCGACGCTGTGTTGTTGGCCACCGCGGTGACCAGGGCCGCCGATCCGGCAGCGATGGCCGCCGCGATGGCCGCCGCCGTGACCGCCGGGTATCTGGCCCGGCGCGCCGGGCGCATCCCGAAGCGGTTCTGGGCGCAGGCGTCGAGCCCGCAGCGATGA
- a CDS encoding NUDIX hydrolase codes for MQGDGDGWVISDSGAHYWGRFGAAGLLVRAPQLDGTPAVLLQHRAVWSHQGGTWGLPGGARDSHETPEETAVREANEEAGLLSERLSVRATVVTAEVAGIAGTRWSYTTVVADADELLHTVPNRESAEMRWVAENEVADLPLHPGFAASWQRLRTAPALLPLGHGDERRQYLPRTIEIEAGVFVWCMPGDADQEPSQLTRRISELLPAPN; via the coding sequence GTGCAGGGCGACGGTGACGGATGGGTGATCTCCGACAGCGGCGCCCATTACTGGGGCCGCTTCGGCGCGGCGGGTTTGCTGGTGCGGGCCCCGCAACTCGACGGCACGCCCGCGGTGCTGCTGCAGCATCGCGCCGTGTGGAGCCATCAGGGCGGGACCTGGGGGCTACCGGGCGGCGCCCGGGACAGCCACGAGACGCCGGAGGAGACGGCGGTCCGCGAAGCGAACGAGGAGGCCGGGCTGCTCAGCGAGCGGCTCAGCGTGCGCGCGACCGTGGTCACGGCCGAGGTCGCCGGGATCGCCGGCACGCGGTGGAGTTACACCACCGTCGTCGCCGACGCCGACGAGTTGCTGCACACCGTGCCCAACCGGGAGAGCGCCGAGATGCGCTGGGTCGCCGAAAACGAAGTGGCCGACCTGCCGCTGCATCCCGGATTCGCGGCCAGCTGGCAGCGGCTGCGCACCGCGCCGGCGCTGTTGCCGCTGGGCCACGGCGACGAACGACGGCAATACCTGCCGCGCACGATCGAGATCGAGGCCGGCGTCTTCGTCTGGTGTATGCCCGGTGACGCCGACCAGGAGCCTTCGCAGCTGACCCGCCGGATCAGCGAGCTGCTGCCAGCGCCGAACTGA
- the thiS gene encoding sulfur carrier protein ThiS, which produces MVVVVNEQKVDVDAHTTVAALVDSLGFPDRGVAVAMDDAVLPRSRWATELFEGARLEIVTAVQGG; this is translated from the coding sequence ATGGTCGTCGTGGTCAACGAGCAAAAGGTCGATGTCGACGCGCACACCACGGTCGCCGCGCTGGTGGATTCCCTGGGTTTTCCGGACCGCGGCGTGGCAGTGGCCATGGACGACGCCGTGCTGCCGCGATCCCGTTGGGCCACCGAACTTTTCGAAGGTGCCCGGCTCGAGATAGTGACGGCGGTGCAAGGTGGCTGA
- the thiE gene encoding thiamine phosphate synthase, translating to MHQRLVRLAAARLYLCTDARRERGDLADFADAALAGGVDIIQLRDKGSAGEQRFGPLEARDELAACQILADAARRHGALFAVNDRADIARAAGADLLHLGQGDLPLAVARDIVGPDVLLGTSTHSTDQATAAALSPADYFCVGPCWPTPTKPDRAAPGLPLVRVAAELGTDKPWFAIGGIDERRLPEVLGAGARRIVVVRAITAAADPRAAAQRLSSALAAAR from the coding sequence GTGCACCAACGTCTTGTCCGCCTGGCCGCAGCGCGGCTGTATCTGTGCACCGACGCGCGCCGTGAGCGCGGCGATCTGGCCGACTTCGCCGACGCCGCCCTGGCCGGCGGCGTGGACATCATCCAGCTGCGCGACAAGGGATCGGCCGGTGAGCAGCGGTTCGGCCCGCTCGAGGCGCGCGACGAGCTGGCGGCATGCCAGATCCTGGCCGACGCGGCCCGCCGGCACGGCGCCTTGTTCGCCGTCAACGACCGCGCCGACATCGCCCGCGCCGCCGGCGCCGACCTGCTGCACCTCGGGCAGGGCGACCTGCCGCTGGCCGTCGCGCGCGACATCGTCGGGCCGGACGTGCTGCTCGGCACCTCCACTCACAGCACCGACCAGGCGACCGCAGCGGCGCTCAGCCCAGCGGACTATTTCTGCGTCGGCCCGTGCTGGCCGACGCCCACCAAACCGGACCGCGCCGCGCCCGGCCTGCCGCTGGTGCGGGTGGCGGCTGAACTCGGAACCGACAAGCCGTGGTTCGCGATCGGCGGCATCGACGAGCGGCGGCTGCCCGAGGTGCTCGGCGCCGGTGCCCGGCGCATCGTGGTGGTGCGGGCGATCACCGCGGCCGCGGACCCCCGGGCAGCGGCCCAGCGGCTCAGTTCGGCGCTGGCAGCAGCTCGCTGA
- the glnX gene encoding protein kinase G-activating protein GlnX, protein MTVELAHPSTEPQGSRSPAEPAHPRWWFISTTPGRILTIGIVLAALGGISAFATSTTINHRQQVLTTVLNHTEPLSFAAGRLYTTLSVADAAAATAFIAEAEPQPVRQRYEQAITDASVAVTRASSGLTDEPLVQLLGRINAELAVYTGLIEIARTNNREGNPVGSSYLSEASGLMQSTILPDAARLYQATSERVDAETTASTQIPAPVIMVVGATVVFGAFSHRWLARRTRRRINPGLVVGALAILVMVVWVGTALTISTAASRSAKDTAAESLKTVTNVAITAQQARADETLSLIRRGDEEKRKQSFYQRIDSMHRQLDQYMSRSDAVDKPDLEGADQLLLRWRQANDRITSYISVGNYRAATQVALGSSEEDSTPAFDKLEDELVKAMDQGRIHLRNDVINARSGLSGAQVGGVVLSLGAAIAVALGLWPRLKEYR, encoded by the coding sequence GTGACGGTTGAGCTGGCGCATCCGTCGACCGAGCCGCAGGGATCGCGGTCACCGGCCGAACCGGCTCATCCACGCTGGTGGTTCATCTCGACGACGCCGGGCCGCATCCTGACCATCGGCATCGTGCTCGCCGCGCTCGGCGGGATCAGCGCCTTCGCCACCTCGACCACCATCAACCACCGCCAGCAAGTGCTTACCACGGTGCTCAACCACACGGAGCCGCTGTCGTTCGCCGCCGGGCGGCTCTACACCACGCTGTCGGTGGCCGACGCCGCGGCGGCCACCGCGTTCATCGCCGAGGCCGAGCCCCAGCCCGTTCGCCAGCGCTACGAGCAGGCCATCACCGACGCATCGGTCGCCGTGACCCGGGCCTCGAGCGGCCTCACCGACGAACCTTTGGTGCAGCTGCTGGGCCGGATCAACGCGGAGCTGGCCGTCTACACCGGCCTGATCGAAATCGCCCGAACCAACAACCGGGAGGGCAACCCGGTCGGGTCGTCGTACCTGTCGGAGGCATCGGGGCTGATGCAGTCGACGATCCTGCCCGACGCGGCGCGGCTCTATCAGGCGACGTCGGAGCGGGTGGACGCCGAAACCACCGCGTCGACGCAGATTCCGGCGCCGGTCATCATGGTGGTCGGCGCCACCGTGGTCTTCGGCGCCTTCTCCCACCGCTGGTTGGCGCGGCGCACCCGGCGCCGAATCAACCCAGGCCTGGTGGTGGGCGCACTCGCTATCCTCGTCATGGTGGTTTGGGTTGGAACTGCGCTGACCATTTCTACGGCGGCCAGTCGTAGCGCGAAGGACACTGCCGCCGAATCCCTCAAGACCGTCACCAACGTCGCCATCACCGCCCAGCAGGCGCGCGCCGACGAGACGCTGTCGCTGATCCGCCGCGGGGACGAAGAGAAACGCAAGCAATCGTTTTATCAGCGCATCGATTCCATGCACCGCCAGCTCGACCAATACATGTCCCGCAGCGATGCCGTCGACAAGCCGGACCTGGAGGGCGCCGATCAGCTGCTGCTGCGCTGGCGGCAGGCCAACGACCGGATCACCTCGTACATCTCGGTGGGTAACTACCGCGCCGCGACCCAGGTGGCGCTGGGCAGCAGCGAAGAAGATTCCACCCCGGCGTTCGACAAGCTGGAAGACGAGCTGGTCAAGGCCATGGATCAGGGCCGCATCCACCTGCGCAACGACGTGATCAACGCGCGCAGCGGACTGTCCGGCGCCCAGGTGGGTGGCGTGGTGCTCAGCCTCGGCGCCGCCATCGCGGTGGCGCTGGGCCTGTGGCCGAGGCTGAAAGAGTATCGATAA
- the thiO gene encoding glycine oxidase ThiO, translating into MPSGPPLGSLAVIGGGVIGLAVARRAAQAGWSVRVHRAEHRGASWVAGGMLAPHSEGWPGEEHLLRLGLESLRMWREGGFLDGLPPEVVTARESLVVAVDHADVADLRTVADWLSAQGHPVVWESTARDVEPLLAQGIRHGFRAPTELAVDNRAVLDALSAECERLGVRWAPPAHDLSRVDGDAVVIANGIDAPALWPGLPVRPVKGEVLRLRWRNGCMPLPQRVVRARVHGRQVYLVPRADGVVVGATQYEHGRDTAPVVSGVRDLLDDACAVLPALGEYELAECAAGLRPMTPDNLPLVHRLDARTLVAAGHGRSGFLLAPWTAEQIVSELAPVGAL; encoded by the coding sequence ATGCCCTCCGGGCCACCACTGGGGTCCCTGGCCGTCATCGGCGGCGGCGTCATCGGGCTCGCGGTGGCGCGTCGCGCCGCGCAGGCCGGGTGGTCGGTGCGGGTGCACCGAGCCGAACACCGGGGAGCGTCCTGGGTCGCCGGCGGCATGCTGGCACCGCACAGCGAGGGATGGCCCGGCGAGGAACACCTGTTGCGGCTGGGCTTGGAATCGCTGCGGATGTGGCGCGAGGGCGGGTTCCTGGACGGGTTGCCGCCCGAGGTGGTCACCGCGCGCGAGTCGCTGGTGGTGGCCGTCGACCATGCCGATGTCGCCGACCTGCGCACCGTCGCCGACTGGTTGTCCGCCCAGGGGCATCCGGTGGTGTGGGAGTCGACCGCGCGCGACGTCGAACCACTGCTGGCGCAGGGCATCCGGCACGGCTTTCGGGCGCCCACCGAACTGGCCGTGGACAACCGGGCCGTGCTGGACGCGCTGAGCGCGGAGTGCGAGCGCCTCGGGGTGCGCTGGGCGCCGCCGGCGCACGACCTGTCGCGCGTCGATGGCGACGCGGTGGTGATCGCCAACGGCATCGACGCACCCGCGTTGTGGCCGGGCCTACCGGTGCGCCCGGTGAAGGGCGAAGTGCTGCGACTGCGGTGGCGAAACGGTTGTATGCCGTTGCCGCAGCGCGTTGTTCGCGCCCGCGTACACGGGCGGCAGGTGTACCTGGTGCCGCGTGCGGACGGCGTGGTCGTCGGTGCCACCCAGTACGAACACGGGCGCGACACCGCCCCGGTCGTCTCGGGGGTGCGCGACCTGCTCGACGACGCGTGCGCGGTGCTGCCGGCGCTGGGTGAATACGAGCTGGCCGAGTGTGCCGCCGGGCTGCGCCCGATGACCCCCGACAATCTGCCGTTGGTGCATCGCCTGGACGCCCGAACGCTGGTCGCGGCCGGGCACGGCCGGTCCGGCTTCCTGTTGGCGCCCTGGACGGCCGAGCAGATCGTTTCCGAACTGGCCCCGGTGGGAGCACTTTGA